Below is a genomic region from Dioscorea cayenensis subsp. rotundata cultivar TDr96_F1 chromosome 14, TDr96_F1_v2_PseudoChromosome.rev07_lg8_w22 25.fasta, whole genome shotgun sequence.
AATTTGAAGGCAGTACAAACCTACTCTTAGTTATCTATCAGTTCTTGTGTTTTCTAGTTATCTACTATAATCAGCATACCACTTTATTTCTTCAATATGCTTACTTTATATCCTTCTATTTGCTATAACGATCTATTCTTGTCTTCACCGGTTTGACATCTTTAGGAGccgtgaaaaaaaaaagactgtgGAAATTTGACATGTGTAAGTTCAGGGTGGATTATGTCTCATACttcttttcaaattattatagGGTGTCAATAGAAAATTTTATAGTGTAATAAATCAAGCATTAAAAGTGAACATCCTGTTgcacaaattgaaaaatagcaaactAATTCATAACAGAAGTTTCAGTTTGCTTGAGATGAAATCAGGGCCTGAGTATGGTTGTGGCTGAATTCAGGCCAGGCCTCAAATGACTATCTCTTTTTGGACCTATTTGGTGCTGCACGATTAATTGGTAGGGTAAGATGAAGCAGCATAAGCCTTTGAAGTGAAGGTTTTATTTAGATTGCTGATATCAAGGCAGTGTGATTTAACTTATATTGATTGAGACAAAATTATTACCTTGCAGTTCAGATTGTCCTTTGCACCAACTTTGCAAGCGGTACATGTTTTCTgtctttattatttgtttaatctGGGATCGGCCTTCTAATTTGTGTATAAGACCGCTATCTTTTCTCCAGCATCCTTTTATACTAATGATTCTCTACTGATTTTTATATTTCCTTGACTGTGCTTTATTCATCTCTTCAATAACCATTAATGTTTTTGTGGTTcctttattctttatatttgaaaaaaaaatgatttcctCTTGATACATCAGATAAATCATATGCATTTGTGTATCGAGAGGTGAATAAACCAGCATGCAATGTGAATGGTGCATCTTTGAAGAGAAAGTCAGGTAACATTTGATGCTGAACTTGATCCAAACCATATAATTCCAGTCATTTATTCAGATATTTTGCTTTGAAGGTTGTTATTGTCTCAAATGTACTATTTCATTCGCTTTATTTATGGCCTTAGGGATTCTGTGATGTGTCAGTTCAAGAATCGAAACATTGCGTTGTCTTTGCTATTGATTAACCAACATGAACATAATGAATTGATGATCACGCACAAGTTGTGCAGTTAGAGATTATAAGAGTCAGAATTTCCTTTCTTCTGATATATGAAGCATATGTGCTTTTCAAATCTGTTAATTTTACTCTTCCTGTAGGAGTCACCAGTTATTATCAGGCATACTCTTGTGCAATGAGGAAAACAATTCCAGCTGCTAACTTTTAGTATCTGCCTCTGAAATCTAACCACCATAGTATATCTGCTATAACTTAACTAGCTCCTTAACAAGGGTAGGTGCCCGCAAAATGCACACATACCTACCTATGCTTTTATATGGGCATAATCAGTGTTCAAACTCatgcttctcttttttttattttaaattgatctCCTCATGCATACCAATTTGGCTTTTTAAACTACTGTTGTCATATTCTTATCACTGTTTCATACTTCTTTTGTGTATCTTATTTAGAGGACTTTGCTACTGAGAACAAGAGGCTGAAAGGTATTGGCATTGGCACACCTGATGGCCCCATTTCACTTGATGATGTTCGAAGTCTTCAACGATCGAATACAGTATTACTGCTAATCTTATTAGGAAACTAGATAATATcactttataaatattttttatatacttgatatGCTAATTTATTCTGGAGATATATAGGAGCTACGGCAGCAACTGGAAGCTCATGTTTTAACCATTGAGAGTATGGGCACTGAAAGTCGTGCAAGCATTGTTCGCCATGAAAAATGTATGCTATAAATCTtcgtttttttccttttttgtacTTTTAATGTGTGCTGTGCAGTACATGCTTTTTTTAAATTGCTTTTCTTATCATACTGCTGTAGTTTCAATGTATGGTATTTCATAgctcctttttttcaaaaatgtatGGTATTTCATGTCCATTTGGGGGCATTCAttacaacaaacaaaacaaggatGTGAAATCATTCCCTGTTAATCTCTCATAATTCCATGTTGGAGTTTGTCAtctctttttaataataatttcattctagGAACTGAAAGAGCTGAAAGAAACGGTATCAAATTCTTTTCTTGGTCAAATAAAAGACTTACGCACTATGCTGGATGGCAAACAGAAAGAGCTTGATGAGCTCACTAGTTTGTCAGCTGAATTGCAACACTCCGTAAAGGATCTCAGTGAAAGACTTGGTGCATCAATGCAGTCAAGAAGTGATGCTGATGAGATAATACATAGGTAAAAGCCACATGTTTTCGATAATTTTTCTATAAAGTTGGAAAAAAGAGAGCCTCAATACAATTGTTTATTGATTAATTGttgctttgtttaattttttcatgcagagcatatgcatatattttttttatctcactATCTTATTCCTTTCTGTTGTATCCTTGGAGCATATCAAATTCATGATGCCATAAATTTGGTCTCCATGTTTTCTAGACAAATTAATGCTTTCAAAACATATTCTGGGCATTATGTAAACTAGATTCTATAAATGCATGATCATGGTTCTATAAAATGCTTAAGCCAATTTGCCATTTGTTATTTGACAGTGTGAAGTTCGTTTCATTGATGTCTCATTCTTACACCTTCTATCAAGATATAATCATTCTCCATCCTTGCTCCAAGTGGTGGAAGTTTTAAACACTACTTTGGGAATAGTGTTTGCTGATAGTATTGTTTATAGCTTGCTTGTTACTATTCCTATTTTGTTTGCTAGTTTCTGGGAATAGTAacattttctgaaattttgtttattatgattGTTATCTGTTACCCTTCTGCCACTTCCAAGATATTCTCTTTGCATTTAGTCTGATAATTTGTTATGATTCAGAAATAACTAATAACACTGATTTCAAATTTCACTTCATCACACATTTGTTGGTGTTTAATGATGTAAATCAGCATGTATTCTATGTAGTTCCATGTGATGTGCATTTATATGTAGAAAATGGGTGCTGGCATAAATTCTGGGAAGAATTTACATGCTTATAATAGtacatttttatttcttgccaGAAGCAATAGATGCAATTTTAGTTTACCAGAAAGTTTTAAAATCATCACTGGAGAATATAGAAGCCTTGGGGATTTTCTTCATGCTGATATGTATTAAGATCTTCGAATGCATTTTATACTAGAGGACTTATCATCATGAGATGATAAACAATTAGTTCCGACATTTCCTTTCTGATGACTTTGTCCTGTATTTGACATTTTGTCTAAGCTTTGAGTTTTGGTAAGATCATTTCCTGCCACATTGTTTAGAATTCATGGTGCACAGTACAGTAGTGATTTCTTAGTTATCATGTGCTCCTGTGTGTTGTCATTTCCTGATTTATACAACTGTTTTTTTTGGATAACATGGCTATTATATCATCAAATAATTGTGCAGTCAAAAGGCAAGCTATATCTGAACTTGAGACACAGTTGGATGAACAAAGAAATCAGAGAAGGGAAGAGCGAGAGAAGGCTGCAGCCGACTTAAAGTCTGCATTACAAAAAGCTCAGTCAGAAGCTCAGGAGGAAATCAAGAGACAAGCTGAAAATTATTTGAGGCAACATAGAGAGCAGCAAGAAGTTATTAATAAGCTGCAGGTCTGTGAATATGTGAATGTTGTGTTTGCTTACTACAAAGTGCAGATTTGATATGGTTTTATGCAGAGCTTCgatgttaaattatttttttgttttatttaattttttaaaaatctctgTTTGCATCTCCAGGAAACTGAGAAAGAAAGCCGATTACTTGTTGGGGCATTGAGATCCAAATTGGTATGTCCCATGTGACCTGGAAGTTGTCATATTCATATTAAGCATCTTCTGTTGCATCTCATTTGGAACTTTTGCTAACTCTATGCTTTTCTCAAAATAGGAAGATGCTAGGGAAAGTCTTGTCATTTCTGAGAAGAGAGTTAGGCATCTGGAAGTTCAAATTCAGGATGAGCAGGCAGCATCTGCTAGCACAAGAAAAGTACACAAAGTGCATATAGAATCAGTTTCAACTGCATTTTATGCTTATATTTGTCGAGAATGATCCTGTAACTTTGGATTTTATAATGgagtaaaaaagaagaaatggtTCTTTCTAAATGTTGAATAGGTCACTCTATTGACTTTACTGGGTATATGAACAATTTAACTAGTAAAAGGAAAAACCAATGCAGAGATCAAAAGAATGTGATTGGTTTGATTGTCATGGTTGTTTTTTACCTTTAAGTGAAGCCTCATGTTTATTCTTGTGTTTTATGTCAACAGAAATCAGAAGCTTTGGAATTGGAGTTAACAAGACTGAGGAATGAACTTAACAATGAGAAGGTAGAAACTGAACTCTCAAAACATGAATTTATTGTTTGGTATGATAGATGTTGAATATGCATATTATCTGTAAATCTCCATAAATGGGACCAGATGTTTCTTGTAGATACTGAAATTTGCTTAAGGTCATCATCCTTGTGCAAACTGGgtgaatttgttttgtttgcaccatatttcttttaaatcctTTGAATACAGCATCATAAGAAGCCTTCTTCAGAGCTCATCCATTTGTCATTAAGCAGGTCTCCCTTAGCAGTTATCTCAATTTTAACATTGCAAAATATGCATTCTTCCAATTCTCAAAGCTTCCATGGATTGTGTTACTTTGAAGATCACCTCCATGGTCAAAATAATTAGCATATTACCAAATTTGTTCATTTGAACTTTAGAATGCTGGCATCCTCTAGCATGATTTGTGTGGCTGATTTCTTGATAGCATTTTTCATGATGCTCTGGTGGCAGAAGTAGAATGACTTAGGTGTTCATAGCACCCATATTAAACAGATTATAATCATTATGAAAAACTACTTTCTCCATTTGTCACACCATCAGCTTCTCGTTGTTCTTTTCTTGCTTTCAATGTGAGGAATGATACCTGGATGCCTAAGTAATTCATTTTCCACAAGACACTCCAAAGCTGGCCACTGATTCCCAGGATATACTAAATATTTGGTTAGCTATTTATTTCTCTGTTATCACCATTGATTGTTGTCATAATTTTTATTGCATTTACATTGTTTGAATTGTGATAATACCTTGTCTCACTGTAAGGTTTTTTACTATTGCTTGAGCAAAATCTGAGAAGCACGTGTACTGTCGTTAGCAGATAGCCCGGGAAGAAGCATGGGCTAAGGTTTCTGCCCTGGAACTTGAAATAGCAGCTGCCATTCGTGATCTTTCCATTGAGAAGCAAAGGTTTCAAGGTGCCAGGGAAAGGATAATTTTACGGTAAGCATAGAGGATCTGACCTTTGGTAAATTTTGTATGATCTATTAGTTGGATGTCATTTATCTGAGAGATGAATATGTTTCAATCATCAAGAGCATGAATTGtgtattatttttgcatttgaagCTATAAAGCATGCTCATATTTTGGTTGGATAATGAGGTTTAAAGTAGCATTTATGCTATAACctgttgtatacttgtattgGTAGGTTTCAATTCTACATATATTATTCTTGATATTTTAGTTCTTTGTAGATCAGTAGTTAACTCAGTGGTCATGATATACTTTACATGTACCCAGAGTTGGTTGTAGATTGAACCCATCACAATTTGATGGGGTTGTATTTTGTTGCCACAACTGCTAGCATCTGTTTTGAAGTTCTGGCACcataagttatatatttaaccaaaaaacaaaaaataattgccTTAAATTTTATCTTCTATAAATTTTGAAGATTACTTTGTAACCTATTATAAGTACTAATTATAAGTTAGAGTACCCTCTCCATTGAACACCTTTTCgatatttttttcccctaaaatctatttttgggtatgtgtgtgtgttatttttctgttttcctattttccgAGGAAATTGCTGCTTAGAATTTACCttcttagaattttttttatgtatttttttttcaataagttCTTTCCCTGCCTCATTCAACATGCCTATTAGAATTATCATTATTCAACTAGTTTTATTCCTTACTATTTGAATCCATAATTCATATTGAGGCACATGTTATTTGTGTAATAAATCTGAGCAGAAGCATTTAATAGAATTTCTCAACATGGCATGCGCattgttttttaatatctttttcTCTCTGAAGAATGAATTCTACTTCATATATGAAATTCGCTAGCACAACTCCTTTCCCACTTGTGTGTCATATGCAGGGAGACTCAACTTCGTGCCTTTTATTCCACCACGGAGGAGATATCTGCGCTGTTTGCAAAACAGCAGGAACAGCTGAAGGCAATGCAGCGGACTTTGGAGGATGAGGAGGACCGTGACACTGTATCGATAGGTCTTAATATTGGGAAAACAGTAAATGCAAATTTGGCCTATGACACTGCACAGAAAGCTTATCCAATCAACCACCCAAGTGACGCTCCTGGTGCTTCTACTCTGAGAAATGCCAAAGCAATGAGCTGTAGTAGCATGCATAGTGATGATGCCAGTATTACCGAAAAGCATAATTGCAATCCACAAAGTCCAGATGGAAATACTCAAGATTTAGAATTCACAAGTGCAGACAAGTCCCTCAACGGATTTGGTTCAGATATTGATGGTGTTGGCACTGCACTAGTTCCTGATGGTTTACCTGCTGAGACTGAGCGAGTTCTTGAAACGGAAAGTCAGGCCTGCGATGCTGGCTTGCATGGACAAAATGCTGCTACTAACAAATGCATCAACATGACCGGAGATGACATGATGCAGCTTGATGATGAAGCCCGAGTCCAAGAAGACTTTGCGCCACCTATCAGAAAGCTCGAGGGGAGGCATTGTCCAGTCTCTGAATCAAAATTAGATGAAGATACAGATCCAGGCACTATACATACCACTGATCTTTTAGCATCTGAAGTTGCTGGGAGCTGGGCAGTAAGCACAGCTCCATCAGTCCATGGAGAGAATGAATCTCCAAAGAGCCAGGAGAACACTGTTGCTGATGAGGAAGCTGCTGCCACTGCCCTGCTACTTTGCTCTGAAGGGCAGGCGGCAGGAAGTCAGAATGACACTGTATGTGGTTCAACAACCAAACTACATGCAGAATACAGAGCGCTGAATGCCATGATCGAGATTGTGGCACCAGATTTCAAGCAACGATTTCAAGATACTTCCAGTGGTCAGGGTGAAAGGAATGACTCCCTGTCTGATGCTGAAACTGAGGGCAGCAACCATAGTGATGCAAGTGATAATGATATTGAGAATGCTCAACATGCAAGTAACAACAATGACATCGAAGGTGAGACACAGGATTACGCACAGAAAGATGGTGATGAGATGATTGAAGACTCCGTTGGCTGagcaaaaagaaaagcaaagttGATGTTTTTGCAATTATAATCACATCATGGTCTTGGCTAAGAAATTCCTTTTTGGTTGTGGATATGTGTATGTCTTTTTGAGAATATCATCCATGTAAATTAAGCTCATATTCTTTCTAGATCAATGGTAACTGCAAGGTCAAGCACAAATTTCTGATTTTTGCTAATGCTTCTGATCCAGTAAAAGTCCTTTATTCGCAATTTGGAGGATGATAATATTTAATGACATTTTGCCTAGAACGTGAAAACCAGAAGCTAATTAGATAACGTGGAGCAAGGAAGGTTAACAGTCAAGTATTTCTGCTAATTAAGgtcatttttatattattattttcacagTTTTAACAGATACCACACAAATTACATTGTAATGCATTAagtaataccaaataaaaacCAGCTAGAGTCATTACCTCTTAATccagaaattatgaaaaaaaaaaaatgctactcCTCATCACCAATCCATCATTTGATGACAAGCAGGATATTCGTTGAAAACCTATGTAAGGCACAAACAGATCATCGATCACTGATCACTGCTCCACCACTAACTGAAAATATTACAATATCTAAACATAATTTTTCCAACCATGGCtaaataaaataccaaaaaaaaaccattaggATAGGGAAGACTCAAGGAGCATTGTATAACTCCTTTCCCTCCCTTTTTTAAAGTCAGAAGCTTCAAAACATCTTGTAACAAAAGACAATTATACATCACTTGATCGTAATGTAGCGGTTTGTACCATGCCTTGCCCAATGGTCCTTGAGGTCGAGTGGTACAGACAGATCATGCCCCTCAGCTGCCAGCCGGCTGAGCAGCTTTGAAAATGCACTGCCACTCATTTTGCGACCACCCACACGGGTATGGCGCTTGTTGGGAATCATTGGGAGTGGAAACAAGGACAACGTCATGGTACAGCAGGCCGATTGCCATCCCCCATTTCCCCACTTATAGCACTGATGGAACTCCCCTGTGCATGAACACACCGGCACTGGCATTGTTGTGTCATCAAATGCAACCAGGTTGAGTCCTAGGTCCTGCCCTTTCCATTCAAGGGGTTTAGCTTTTGGAATTTCCCTTTCCACACCAGTGACCTCATTCTTTTTGATCCTTTTCCTAGGCGCCTTCACCGGCTTCCGGGGTTGAACTGCTTGAACACTTGTCTCCTTCTTTGGCCGTCTCCCACGTCTGGCTTTTGGACCAGCTCCAGTTGCTACTGAGACGGGGAACCCATTGTTCATGTTCATCTCTCTTTCATGATCAAATAAAGCATCTGACAGCTGCGCCGTGTGAGCATGAGGAGGTTGCTGCTGCTGttgatgctgatgctgatgctgatgctgatgTTGTTGCTGGTGGTGGAGATGATGACTATGCTTCATCACCAAGGGTACATTACAGCCAGAAGGACACCCAGACCCACCATTGTCATTCACCCCATTCTCTCGGGAATACCGTAGAGCCTCCAGAGCAGCAAATGCCTTGTCCCGTTCCATGATGGCATTATTCCGCTCAGCCAGCGCCGCATCACGCTGAAGATATGATTTGTCTCTCTCAGACAGAGCCTCTCTCTTCTCAGCAAGGGCTTTGTTGCGCTCCTGGAGAGCAGTATCTCGCTCAGCCATCATGGCTATCATCTTCATTGTATAGCTGTCCTTCATCTGATATGGAGGCATCATCCACTACAATAACACCCATAACTGAACGATTAGTGGAAAGATGTATAAAACATAATTGACTTTTCCATGGTGATATCTAGTGTTGTTACAAACTGATATTATCTCCCGGAACTCTAAACTGAAGGGAAGGACCCGAAAAACTTGTACTAGTCAGGAAGGtttcaataaatatattgaACAGATTAACTAGTTAAAGGAAGATGCATACTTCCATTAACATGCTGCTGCAATAAGATACTTTGTTTTACATCAAAGAGGAAATAGAATACAGCTTAAGAACTAATCAACATGACTACATGAAAATCTACGATGAATATGCAACATTATAgccaacataaaaattataaagtatattatctatagcaaaaatactgtagaTGTTAAAATTCCAGGATAACGCTCAAGACAGAATAGCAGCACAAGATCTTAAAGGTTCCCTGCATTTCAAACAATATAGCAGTTCCAAATACATATCAAAAGCGTGCAAAGAAGAACAGTAAGTTGGTAATTATTCATCATTACCTGAGCATGATTCGATTTGCACTGATCTGCTTTATGTCTCCCGTTATCCCTCTGTCCATTGTCATTCATCTCTACTTTCCCTATTGGCAATCACGAAAGCAAACACCTTCACAATAcctgcaataatttttttgagacCGTTCAGTAACAAGAAATCTACATGTTTATTTGTGAAATGCTTGTCATAGTAACTTGAAAACTCAATAAAGACATTAAGaaatagaaaaggaaaaacatataCAAAAGGAAGAGACACCCAATCGAAGGTATGCACAAAGATTAGCTTCAAAGGAAACTATCGGCTGAAGAAAAGGTAAAGCTTCCTCATAGATGGAAATGCTTAGCACTTGAATGTTAATGTGCCACCTGATAATAATCTAAAG
It encodes:
- the LOC120275358 gene encoding LOW QUALITY PROTEIN: putative WEB family protein At1g65010, chloroplastic (The sequence of the model RefSeq protein was modified relative to this genomic sequence to represent the inferred CDS: deleted 1 base in 1 codon; substituted 2 bases at 2 genomic stop codons); this encodes MAESSDPAAAEKSASSSSMPKPIKSAEEEICAVARNLSDQPVPNPEPGVWAVLTAISKNARQRPQGINIILSRDNHRIGRCVEDTRFQIGEITVSGKHCRIFRERLMLENGDQDPSISVPVFIKDTSMNGTFLNWERLRKHSPKAKLCHGDIISFIAPPHDDKSYAFVYREVNKPACNVNGASLKRKSEDFATENKRLKGIGIGTPDGPISLDDVRSLQRSNTELRQQLEAHVLTIESMGTESRASIVRHEKCMLXIFELKELKETVSNSFLGQIKDLRTMLDGKQKELDELTSLSAELQHSVKDLSERLGASMQSRSDADEIIHRXKQAISELETQLDEQRNQRREEREKAAADLKSALQKAQSEAQEEIKRQAENYLRQHREQQEVINKLQETEKESRLLVGALRSKLEDARESLVISEKRVRHLEVQIQDEQAASASTRKKSEALELELTRLRNELNNEKQIAREEAWAKVSALELEIAAAIRDLSIEKQRFQGARERIILRETQLRAFYSTTEEISALFAKQQEQLKAMQRTLEDEEDRDTVSIGLNIGKTVNANLAYDTAQKAYPINHPSDAPGASTLRNAKAMSCSSMHSDDASITEKHNCNPQSPDGNTQDLEFTSADKSLNGFGSDIDGVGTALVPDGLPAETERVLETESQACDAGLHGQNAATNKCINMTGDDMMQLDDEARVQEDFAPPIRKLEGRHCPVSESKLDEDTDPGTIHTTDLLASEVAGSWAVSTAPSVHGENESPKSQENTVADEEAAATALLLCSEGQAAGSQNDTVCGSTTKLHAEYRALNAMIEIVAPDFKQRFQDTSSGQGERNDSLSDAETEGSNHSDASDNDIENAQHASNNNDIEGETQDYAQKDGDEMIEDSVG
- the LOC120275827 gene encoding barley B recombinant-like protein D, which codes for MNDNGQRDNGRHKADQCKSNHAQWMMPPYQMKDSYTMKMIAMMAERDTALQERNKALAEKREALSERDKSYLQRDAALAERNNAIMERDKAFAALEALRYSRENGVNDNGGSGCPSGCNVPLVMKHSHHLHHQQQHQHQHQHQHQQQQQPPHAHTAQLSDALFDHEREMNMNNGFPVSVATGAGPKARRGRRPKKETSVQAVQPRKPVKAPRKRIKKNEVTGVEREIPKAKPLEWKGQDLGLNLVAFDDTTMPVPVCSCTGEFHQCYKWGNGGWQSACCTMTLSLFPLPMIPNKRHTRVGGRKMSGSAFSKLLSRLAAEGHDLSVPLDLKDHWARHGTNRYITIK